In Isosphaera pallida ATCC 43644, the sequence AGTCCTGGTCATCGTCAATCAGCAACCTCACCACGCGCTGGATCAAGCCGCTTTGTTCCCCCTTGCGCCAAAGGTTGCCACGCGAGCGAGACCAGTAATGTGCCTCGCCGGTGGCGATCGTCAGCGCCAGCGCCTCGGCGTTCATTACGCCGACCATGAGAACCTCGCGCGTGGTCGCATCCTGCGTCACACATGGAATCAGACCGCGTTCGTCGAACTTGGGCTGGAGTTGCGTCCCTTCCTCGATTTCAACCAAGGTGCCGCGTGGTGGAAAAGGTGGGAAGTTG encodes:
- the hisI gene encoding phosphoribosyl-AMP cyclohydrolase, encoding MINFPPFPPRGTLVEIEEGTQLQPKFDERGLIPCVTQDATTREVLMVGVMNAEALALTIATGEAHYWSRSRGNLWRKGEQSGLIQRVVRLLIDDDQDCVLLQVRIDGGASCHVGYRSCFFRALAQLGSETDLTLEFLEQEKVFDPPQSLSHRTGWLTVDERADLLTANVRRDQITHE